Genomic window (Gemmatimonadales bacterium):
AAATTGCAGCCCGTATGGGGATTAGCCCCCATACCGTCTCTTGTTACCTTCGCAGGCTTATGACCCGCGTTAGGGTTCACACGCGTGCAGAACTCGTCGTCTGGGCGGTAAGAAACGGTGTGATATCGGTCGGACCATCTGAGGAACTATTAGCTGCCGCTGTCGTGACCCCCAAATCTGAATCGCCACGGGATTCTCGGAGACTCGGTTAGTTGAGTCCGTCCGCCGTCATGAGGGCGGCGGCGGTAGCGGCATACTGCGCCTCGTACGCCGCCGGGGGAATATACCCGAGCGGTTGCAGCAAGCGGTGCGTGTTAAACCAGGCCACCCACTCGAGCGTCGCATACTCCACGGCATCCAAGCCGGGCCAGGTCCCTGGCGATGAATCACCTCCGTCTCGTAGAGCCCGATGATCGTTTCGGCCAACGCGTCGGCGTAGGAACCGCCCCGGCTTCGGCGGAGGGCTCGATCCCGGCCTCGGCCAGCCGCGCAGTGTACCGCAGGGAAAGGTACTGCCCACCGCGATCGCTCCGATGAACGAGCGCCCCGTCGGTCTCGCGGTCGTACAGGGCTTGCTCCAGCGCATCGAGCGCCAGATCACTCCGCAACGACGTCGCCGCCCGCCCGCCCGCCGACAATACGGCGGGCAAACGCATCAATGGCAAGGCCACGTAGATAAACCCCCGCCAGGTCGCCACGTAGGTCAGATCCGACACCCACAACTGATTCGGCCGCGTCGCCTGAAAGCTTCGCTGGACCAAGTCCGGCGGCCGCTCCGCCGATGGGGTGGCGACGGTCGTGCCCACTCGGCGGCCCCGCACGACCCCCGGAGGCTCGGCGCGCATCAGGCGCGCCACGGTACACCGCGCCACCACGATCTGCTTGTGCCGCAAGGTCTTCCAGACCTTCCTCGCCCGATAGACACGCCGATGGGTGCCCCACACACGCGTG
Coding sequences:
- a CDS encoding response regulator transcription factor, whose translation is MATTLPILSQRQSEIVRYIGSGFATKQIAARMGISPHTVSCYLRRLMTRVRVHTRAELVVWAVRNGVISVGPSEELLAAAVVTPKSESPRDSRRLG
- a CDS encoding IS3 family transposase, which codes for MVGFIDAHRAQYGVEPICAVLPIASSKYYEQHARRRAPQRRPARAQRDAWLHGEVTRVWGTHRRVYRARKVWKTLRHKQIVVARCTVARLMRAEPPGVVRGRRVGTTVATPSAERPPDLVQRSFQATRPNQLWVSDLTYVATWRGFIYVALPLMRLPAVLSAGGRAATSLRSDLALDALEQALYDRETDGALVHRSDRGGQYLSLRYTARLAEAGIEPSAEAGAVPTPTRWPKRSSGSTRRR